One part of the Candidatus Saccharimonadales bacterium genome encodes these proteins:
- a CDS encoding magnesium transporter CorA family protein — protein MIRYYYKNLRAGQVREQDSYHPGSWVYVESPTEDEIDDLVKRFKLDKGHIEDALDPDEMPRLEKEGSLTYIFVRYAYANESRELTTAPLLFIVGSDLLITISTGPIPRLAKYIEGKLDFATTQRTRLVLLILDQIVDQYDILINKIGRQIGVVRSRLKGKTIGNRDFIDFVMIEDELNEFLAALQPTTAILRRLLLGRHIQLYEQDQDLVEDLLLSNEQSIEGCRVHVKSIVNIREAYTTISSNNLNQTMKLLTAATVLITLPNVIFGMYGMNVPLPFQHEPWIFAAIIVVSIVILFGALNIIRKRLY, from the coding sequence ATGATTCGCTACTACTACAAAAATTTGCGAGCTGGCCAAGTGCGAGAGCAAGACAGTTATCATCCGGGTAGCTGGGTTTATGTTGAATCGCCCACAGAAGACGAAATTGATGATTTAGTGAAGCGTTTTAAGCTCGATAAAGGTCATATTGAGGATGCACTTGATCCTGATGAGATGCCGCGGCTCGAGAAAGAGGGCAGTCTTACATATATTTTTGTTCGCTACGCCTATGCAAACGAATCGCGCGAACTTACAACGGCACCGCTACTTTTTATTGTTGGATCTGATCTGCTAATTACTATTAGCACGGGGCCAATTCCACGCCTGGCAAAGTATATAGAGGGTAAATTGGATTTTGCCACGACTCAACGTACGCGCTTAGTTCTGTTGATCCTAGATCAAATTGTCGATCAATACGATATTTTAATTAATAAAATCGGCAGACAAATCGGTGTTGTGCGTTCACGCCTGAAGGGTAAAACTATCGGTAACCGTGACTTTATTGATTTTGTGATGATCGAAGACGAGTTGAACGAATTCTTGGCGGCACTTCAGCCTACTACTGCAATTTTGCGTCGACTTTTGTTAGGCCGGCACATTCAACTTTATGAGCAAGACCAAGATTTGGTAGAGGATTTACTACTTAGTAACGAGCAGTCTATAGAAGGGTGTCGCGTGCACGTTAAGTCGATCGTTAACATTCGCGAGGCTTACACAACTATTAGCTCTAATAACCTTAACCAAACAATGAAGCTTTTAACGGCGGCCACTGTTTTAATTACTTTGCCGAATGTAATTTTTGGAATGTATGGCATGAACGTGCCACTGCCTTTTCAGCACGAACCGTGGATTTTTGCGGCAATTATTGTGGTGAGTATTGTTATATTGTTTGGCGCGCTAAATATTATTCGCAAGCGCTTATACTAA
- a CDS encoding thioredoxin domain-containing protein — MDKTKWIIFSVIVLAVFGGLIWFNRSETPDFTGDASKIIYDGPIADHFAGTEDQKVVLIEYGDYQCPACARMYPTIKELEATYPDKLTFIFRNRPLTTIHPNALAAATAAEAAGLQGQYFAMFDLLYSSQDSWVKANTAQRTAFFENLAAQLGLDINKFNADLKSADISAKIARDRSTAELYGANSTPTFVLNGVKVSESDSTDPEALTKLISDAVNAAYPAEQQPQQ; from the coding sequence ATGGATAAAACGAAATGGATTATTTTTTCAGTAATTGTACTTGCCGTTTTTGGAGGCTTAATTTGGTTCAACCGGAGCGAAACTCCCGATTTTACAGGTGATGCTAGTAAAATTATTTACGATGGGCCGATCGCCGATCACTTTGCAGGTACCGAAGATCAGAAAGTAGTTTTAATTGAGTACGGAGACTACCAGTGCCCCGCCTGTGCTCGTATGTATCCTACTATAAAAGAACTTGAGGCAACCTACCCAGATAAATTAACTTTTATTTTTAGAAACCGACCATTAACAACAATTCACCCTAATGCTCTAGCTGCGGCTACCGCTGCCGAAGCGGCTGGCTTGCAAGGACAATACTTTGCGATGTTTGACCTACTTTATAGTAGTCAGGATAGTTGGGTAAAAGCCAATACAGCTCAACGCACGGCATTTTTTGAAAACCTAGCAGCACAACTTGGCTTAGATATAAATAAATTTAACGCAGATCTAAAAAGCGCAGACATAAGCGCCAAGATTGCCCGCGACCGAAGTACAGCCGAGCTTTACGGCGCAAACTCTACCCCAACATTCGTTTTGAATGGCGTAAAAGTCAGCGAGAGCGACTCGACCGACCCTGAAGCCCTAACAAAGCTCATAAGCGATGCTGTAAACGCAGCTTACCCAGCAGAGCAGCAGCCTCAACAATAA